From the genome of Dickeya aquatica, one region includes:
- the fnr gene encoding fumarate/nitrate reduction transcriptional regulator Fnr, whose product MIPEKRIIRRIQSGGCAIHCQDCSISQLCIPFTLNEHELDQLDNIIERKKPIQKGQALFKAGDELKSLYAIRSGTIKSYTITEQGDEQITGFHLAGDLVGFDAIGGAQHPSFAQALETSMVCEIPFETLDDLSGKMPNLRQQMMRLMSGEIRGDQDMILLLSKKNAEERLAAFIYNLSRRFAQRGFSPREFRLTMTRGDIGNYLGLTVETISRLLGRFQKSGMLAVKGKYITIENTDALAELAGSSRTKV is encoded by the coding sequence ATGATTCCTGAAAAGCGAATAATCCGACGCATTCAGTCTGGCGGTTGCGCCATTCATTGTCAGGATTGCAGCATCAGCCAGCTCTGTATTCCTTTCACACTTAATGAGCATGAGCTTGATCAGCTCGACAATATCATTGAAAGGAAAAAACCTATCCAGAAAGGGCAGGCGTTGTTCAAGGCGGGGGATGAGCTGAAATCACTGTACGCCATCCGCTCAGGCACCATCAAAAGTTACACCATCACCGAGCAGGGTGATGAGCAGATAACCGGTTTCCATCTGGCAGGCGATTTGGTCGGGTTTGATGCCATCGGTGGTGCACAGCATCCCAGTTTCGCCCAGGCGCTCGAAACCTCTATGGTGTGTGAAATCCCGTTTGAAACGCTCGACGACCTCTCTGGCAAAATGCCCAATCTGCGCCAGCAAATGATGCGACTGATGAGCGGAGAGATCCGTGGCGATCAGGATATGATCCTGCTGCTGTCGAAGAAAAATGCCGAAGAGCGTCTGGCGGCGTTTATCTACAATTTGTCTCGCCGGTTTGCGCAGCGCGGTTTCTCTCCGCGCGAATTCCGCCTCACCATGACCCGTGGCGACATAGGCAACTATCTCGGCCTCACGGTGGAAACCATCAGCCGCCTGTTAGGGCGCTTTCAAAAAAGTGGCATGCTGGCGGTAAAAGGCAAATATATTACCATTGAGAATACGGATGCTCTGGCCGAACTGGCAGGTTCATCACGCACCAAAGTGTAA
- the ogt gene encoding methylated-DNA--[protein]-cysteine S-methyltransferase: protein MQIFLFDTLPTPIGELLLITDERYHLRAVEWREYEEDLFLSLNRRYHDDPFTLKTCSNPGGLSDKLRAYFEGDLHIIDNLPVAARGTDFQQRVWQALRTLPCGTTTTYGELAHRLGKPTASRAIGMANGANPVSIVVPCHRVIGAGGALTGYAGGIERKKWLLRHEGYSA from the coding sequence ATGCAGATATTTTTATTCGATACACTGCCTACCCCTATTGGTGAGTTATTACTGATTACCGATGAGCGTTATCATCTTCGGGCGGTTGAGTGGCGTGAATATGAAGAAGATTTATTTCTCTCGCTGAATAGACGTTACCACGACGATCCTTTTACGTTGAAAACCTGTAGTAATCCGGGTGGTCTGAGTGACAAACTGCGGGCCTATTTTGAGGGGGATTTACACATTATTGATAATCTCCCCGTCGCCGCCAGAGGTACCGATTTTCAACAACGCGTCTGGCAGGCTCTGCGAACATTACCCTGTGGCACCACCACAACCTATGGTGAACTGGCTCATCGCCTTGGTAAGCCTACCGCATCACGGGCTATCGGGATGGCTAATGGAGCCAATCCGGTCAGCATCGTGGTGCCTTGTCATCGAGTGATTGGCGCAGGGGGTGCCCTGACCGGTTATGCCGGTGGCATTGAACGCAAAAAATGGTTGTTGCGCCATGAAGGGTATTCAGCCTGA
- a CDS encoding methyl-accepting chemotaxis protein, translating to MSSFLSRLSIPGLKKSRPARGVYRCDALPSSLSQLGLPSAPGLLMVFVPPHADFAAVNRAWQRFSAPYRSVITLSSTGALCSQRGQSTYCDMEGPQGSWLWLPQSLIARHEVHMVDLHMHDKPNARVRIDAIRRELERMNVSMPLSSENTFALIYCDGLAASEGFLMQAWYACRRFPCLAIGGAAGGKLDFSGTYISADNNVLQGKAVIVFCQMAPGKSFAPFKSQNFAPTKQSWLVAEADPVARTVKSVFDAHGNEQPLIEAIAACLRCSPEQISQHLVGKTFAVKVNDEYFVRSVAAIKQDRIAFFCDLEFGDRLYLMESTDFIATTERDWQQFVSQHGKPELVLLNDCVLRRAGNTRLNEAQFFAQIPAAGFSSFGEILGVPINQTLSALAFFSHDVKAMSHFPVDYAAYAGHYAQRALRRWEALHDIQSTVVKQVVEYEQALAPLLTAMPQLEQATLRQSDTLDVAQTSIRAISDSAAKTQEAQGRLETGLNDLERISIGITHITSGINAIADKTNLLALNAAVEAARAGEAGRGFAVVAEEVRKLASSSKEQVDATTHSIREAVDTIAHIRSIAQQTVTTTQQMAEKSISAANQIASMSAETDRDRANMTANLTNLKDLAKGMDAMQDAVNQLTVLQKLTSS from the coding sequence ATGTCATCTTTTCTGAGCCGTCTCTCAATTCCGGGTTTAAAGAAATCGCGCCCCGCTCGCGGCGTCTATCGGTGTGATGCTTTGCCTTCTTCGCTGTCACAACTGGGATTACCGTCCGCCCCTGGGCTACTGATGGTGTTCGTTCCCCCTCATGCCGACTTCGCCGCGGTCAATCGAGCCTGGCAACGTTTCTCCGCCCCTTATCGCAGTGTGATTACCTTGTCATCGACCGGTGCGCTTTGCAGCCAGCGCGGTCAATCCACCTACTGTGACATGGAAGGCCCGCAAGGAAGCTGGTTGTGGTTGCCACAGTCGCTGATTGCACGCCATGAAGTGCACATGGTTGACCTGCACATGCATGACAAACCCAACGCTCGCGTCAGAATTGATGCCATTCGCCGTGAGCTGGAGCGAATGAACGTCAGTATGCCGCTGTCATCCGAGAACACTTTTGCGCTGATTTATTGTGATGGCCTGGCGGCTTCGGAGGGGTTTTTAATGCAGGCCTGGTACGCCTGTCGGCGCTTTCCCTGTCTGGCGATTGGGGGTGCCGCCGGTGGGAAGCTGGACTTCAGCGGCACCTATATCAGTGCCGACAACAACGTGCTACAGGGAAAAGCAGTCATCGTGTTTTGCCAAATGGCTCCGGGCAAATCCTTTGCGCCATTCAAGAGCCAGAATTTCGCCCCCACCAAACAGAGCTGGCTGGTTGCAGAGGCCGACCCTGTCGCCCGTACGGTAAAATCGGTTTTTGACGCCCACGGCAACGAGCAACCGCTAATTGAGGCGATTGCCGCCTGCCTGCGATGCTCTCCAGAGCAAATCAGCCAGCATCTGGTCGGCAAAACCTTCGCCGTCAAAGTCAATGACGAATACTTTGTGCGCTCGGTGGCCGCTATCAAGCAAGACAGAATCGCGTTTTTCTGCGATCTTGAATTTGGCGATCGGTTATACCTGATGGAATCGACCGATTTCATCGCCACCACAGAGCGCGACTGGCAGCAATTTGTCTCACAGCACGGCAAGCCGGAACTGGTCTTACTCAATGACTGCGTACTGCGCCGTGCGGGCAATACTCGCCTGAACGAAGCGCAATTCTTCGCGCAGATCCCGGCAGCAGGCTTCTCAAGCTTTGGCGAAATTCTTGGCGTTCCTATCAATCAAACGCTCTCTGCGCTGGCTTTTTTTAGCCATGATGTCAAGGCCATGTCTCATTTCCCGGTGGATTACGCCGCCTACGCGGGCCATTATGCCCAACGCGCGTTGCGTCGCTGGGAAGCCTTGCACGATATTCAGTCAACGGTGGTCAAGCAGGTTGTGGAATATGAGCAGGCCCTGGCTCCGCTTCTGACAGCCATGCCTCAACTGGAGCAGGCAACCTTGCGGCAAAGTGACACACTTGATGTGGCGCAAACCAGCATCCGGGCAATCAGTGACTCGGCAGCCAAAACCCAGGAAGCTCAGGGGCGGCTTGAAACTGGCCTGAACGATCTGGAGCGTATCTCGATTGGCATCACGCATATCACCAGCGGTATCAATGCCATTGCAGATAAAACCAACCTGCTGGCACTCAACGCCGCCGTTGAAGCTGCACGCGCGGGTGAAGCGGGCCGGGGGTTTGCTGTCGTGGCCGAAGAAGTGCGCAAGCTCGCCAGTTCCTCAAAAGAGCAGGTTGATGCCACCACCCACAGCATTCGGGAGGCTGTCGATACCATTGCGCATATTCGCTCAATTGCACAGCAAACCGTCACCACCACTCAGCAAATGGCGGAAAAAAGTATCTCGGCGGCGAACCAAATCGCCAGCATGAGTGCCGAAACCGACCGCGATCGCGCCAATATGACGGCAAATCTCACTAACCTCAAAGATCTTGCTAAAGGTATGGATGCCATGCAGGACGCCGTAAACCAGCTCACGGTACTGCAAAAACTGACCTCATCCTGA
- a CDS encoding SAM-dependent methyltransferase — MNNPAYPLKQRRQRTVSPARRIMFRLLSQLRDVYLQLDDADGTQHAFGHPHATLQAQVTVHNPVFYRQCLLGGGIGAAESYLDGAWSTPDLTATLLALARNSAVIAALESRFSLLLLPFQQVRHLLHRNTRHQARRNIAAHYDLGNAFYQRFLDPSMLYSSALYSDPNATLEQAQQAKLRRLCEQLQLNEHDHLLEIGSGWGEMALFAAREYGCRVTTTTVSNAQYEYTCERVRQAGLDDRITVLCQDYRDLSGQYDKIVSIEMIEAVGKAFLPVFFQHCQQRLKPGGRLALQAITISDQRYARYSRRVDFIQRYIFPGGFLPSITVLNNTMTRHTRLVTRNLHDMGLDYARTLHEWRTRFLQHWAEIAPLGFDERFRRLWLFYLCYCEAGFMARTISTVQITAECP; from the coding sequence ATGAATAACCCGGCTTACCCACTCAAACAGCGACGCCAGCGCACAGTATCGCCTGCCCGTCGCATCATGTTTCGCCTGCTCAGCCAGCTCAGGGATGTCTACCTGCAACTTGATGACGCCGATGGAACTCAGCATGCATTTGGTCATCCTCATGCCACCTTGCAGGCCCAGGTTACGGTGCATAACCCGGTCTTTTATCGTCAATGCCTGCTCGGCGGCGGAATAGGTGCGGCAGAAAGCTATCTCGATGGAGCCTGGAGCACCCCAGACCTGACCGCAACGCTGTTGGCACTGGCTAGAAACAGCGCGGTTATCGCGGCACTGGAATCCCGTTTCTCGCTGCTGTTATTGCCCTTTCAGCAAGTTCGGCATCTTTTGCACCGGAACACCCGTCATCAGGCCCGCCGCAATATCGCCGCACACTACGACCTGGGTAATGCGTTTTATCAACGTTTTCTCGACCCAAGCATGCTCTACTCCAGCGCACTGTATAGCGACCCAAATGCGACGCTTGAGCAGGCGCAGCAGGCAAAACTGCGCCGGTTGTGCGAGCAGTTACAACTCAACGAACATGACCATCTGCTCGAAATTGGCAGCGGCTGGGGCGAAATGGCACTCTTTGCCGCCCGCGAATATGGCTGTCGTGTCACGACCACAACCGTGTCAAACGCACAGTATGAGTATACCTGCGAGCGTGTGCGGCAGGCAGGGCTTGATGACCGCATCACCGTATTGTGTCAGGATTACCGCGACCTGAGCGGGCAGTACGACAAAATCGTCTCGATTGAAATGATTGAAGCTGTCGGCAAGGCTTTTTTACCGGTCTTTTTTCAGCACTGCCAGCAGCGGCTCAAGCCCGGAGGCCGCCTCGCGCTACAGGCTATCACTATCAGCGATCAGCGCTATGCGCGCTACAGCCGGCGCGTGGACTTCATTCAGCGCTACATTTTCCCCGGTGGTTTTCTGCCCTCAATCACCGTATTAAACAACACCATGACCCGCCATACCCGCCTGGTAACGCGCAATTTGCATGATATGGGGCTGGACTATGCCCGCACCCTGCATGAATGGCGCACGCGTTTTCTACAGCATTGGGCCGAGATAGCGCCGCTGGGCTTTGATGAACGTTTTAGGCGCTTATGGCTATTCTACCTGTGCTATTGCGAAGCCGGCTTTATGGCCCGCACCATCAGCACGGTACAGATAACCGCCGAGTGCCCGTGA
- a CDS encoding DUF1365 domain-containing protein codes for MNSALYTGWLRHRRFSPKAHDFTYPIFMLLLDLDELALLKTVGIASRRAALASFQPDDYLDGGDLRQAALRRLTALTGETLHGKVYLLCQLRYCGFHFNPVNFYYCHDEAGQLRWLLAEVRNTPWNERHVYAIPADHPEPQAKCFHVSPFNPLEMDYHWQFTAPGASLRVHIENHHRIKSSLASDGTAASPLTTARPDHAKVLDATLQLRRVMLTRRSLYQHIRRLPMMTLKTALAIYWQALRLWLKKVPVYAHPSSKRKHHE; via the coding sequence ATGAACAGCGCGCTCTACACCGGCTGGTTACGCCATCGCCGCTTTTCGCCCAAAGCCCATGACTTTACCTATCCAATTTTCATGCTACTGCTCGACCTTGACGAGCTGGCACTCTTGAAAACGGTAGGGATTGCCTCACGCCGCGCCGCATTGGCTTCTTTCCAGCCGGATGATTATCTGGACGGTGGTGATCTCCGGCAGGCAGCACTGCGGCGCTTAACGGCACTGACCGGCGAAACGCTGCACGGTAAAGTCTATTTACTCTGTCAGTTACGCTATTGCGGATTCCATTTCAACCCGGTCAATTTTTACTACTGCCATGATGAGGCAGGCCAGCTCCGCTGGTTGCTGGCCGAGGTACGCAACACACCGTGGAATGAACGCCATGTGTATGCCATCCCCGCAGACCACCCCGAACCCCAGGCCAAATGTTTTCACGTCTCACCGTTTAACCCGCTGGAGATGGATTACCACTGGCAGTTTACCGCGCCGGGTGCCTCGCTCAGGGTTCACATTGAAAATCATCACCGTATCAAGTCATCGTTGGCCAGCGACGGCACTGCCGCATCGCCCCTGACAACCGCCCGGCCGGATCACGCAAAAGTGCTGGATGCCACATTACAATTGCGGCGCGTCATGCTGACACGCCGCTCACTCTACCAGCACATACGCCGTCTGCCGATGATGACGCTGAAAACCGCGCTGGCCATTTACTGGCAGGCGCTGCGCCTGTGGCTCAAGAAGGTTCCTGTTTACGCGCATCCATCTTCCAAGAGAAAACACCATGAATAA
- a CDS encoding NAD(P)/FAD-dependent oxidoreductase, producing the protein MKIAIIGSGIAGMTCAWKLADQHQVTLFEANDYLGGHTATVDVPLDGRTYAIDTGFIVYNDRTYPRFISLLNELNLQGQKTQMSFSVHNQASGLEYNGHTLSSLFAQKRNWFNPRFWRLLSDILRFNRCCKRYLTKRPDNDLTLGDLLVHEKFNDYFARHYILPMGAAIWSASMADMRRFSLRLFLRFFNHHGLLDITRRPQWYVIPGGSREYIRRMQQQLNSRMTFLCRTPVVGVWRSPVAVRVLSARGSEFFDEVIFACHADQALSLLKDATPTERHILSHLPYQANEVVLHTDTSWLPCRRKAWASWNYRLAGASLEEEQTHACVTYNMNILQGLPASTPHTFCVTLNPSRPIDEQQVLRRFTYHHPVFSPESLMAQRRRREISGRHHTWYCGAYWYNGFHEDGVRSALDVVTTLNKRLTGGTEVA; encoded by the coding sequence ATGAAGATAGCCATTATCGGCAGTGGTATTGCAGGGATGACCTGCGCCTGGAAACTGGCGGATCAACATCAGGTCACGCTATTTGAAGCTAACGACTATCTCGGCGGGCACACGGCGACGGTTGATGTCCCGCTCGACGGGCGTACCTACGCTATCGACACCGGCTTCATTGTCTATAACGACCGCACCTATCCGCGGTTTATCAGCCTGCTGAATGAACTCAATCTGCAAGGCCAAAAAACACAAATGAGCTTTTCCGTTCACAATCAGGCCAGTGGCCTTGAGTACAATGGACATACGCTCTCTTCACTGTTTGCCCAAAAACGCAACTGGTTCAACCCCCGATTCTGGCGCTTATTATCGGATATTTTGCGCTTTAACCGCTGCTGCAAACGCTACCTGACAAAACGCCCGGACAACGACCTGACATTAGGTGATTTGCTGGTGCATGAAAAATTTAACGATTATTTTGCCCGTCACTATATTTTACCCATGGGGGCCGCCATTTGGTCTGCATCTATGGCCGACATGCGCCGCTTCTCTCTGCGGCTGTTTCTGCGTTTTTTTAATCACCACGGTTTACTTGATATCACCCGTCGCCCGCAGTGGTATGTGATACCCGGCGGCTCACGCGAATACATCCGCCGAATGCAACAGCAGTTAAATAGCCGCATGACGTTTTTGTGCAGAACCCCTGTCGTGGGTGTGTGGCGCTCACCGGTCGCGGTGCGCGTGTTATCGGCTCGGGGCAGTGAGTTTTTTGACGAGGTCATCTTCGCATGTCATGCCGATCAGGCACTGTCCTTACTTAAGGATGCCACCCCAACCGAGCGGCACATTTTGAGCCATCTGCCTTATCAGGCAAACGAGGTGGTGTTGCACACCGACACAAGCTGGCTGCCGTGTCGGCGCAAAGCATGGGCGAGCTGGAATTACCGCCTTGCTGGCGCTAGCCTGGAAGAGGAACAAACTCACGCATGTGTGACCTATAACATGAACATCCTGCAAGGATTACCGGCATCGACTCCCCATACCTTTTGCGTCACCCTTAACCCGAGCAGACCAATCGATGAGCAACAGGTACTGCGCCGCTTTACCTATCATCACCCGGTATTTAGCCCTGAAAGCCTGATGGCGCAGCGGCGGCGGCGTGAAATCAGTGGCCGCCACCATACCTGGTACTGTGGTGCTTACTGGTATAACGGCTTTCATGAGGATGGGGTTCGCAGCGCGCTGGATGTCGTCACCACGCTGAACAAACGACTTACCGGCGGCACGGAGGTGGCATGA
- a CDS encoding SDR family NAD(P)-dependent oxidoreductase has translation MKRVLITGASSGIGKQLAGDYADDGWEVIACGRNAQALATLDSPGRQIHTRVFDVSQLAQTRHYLAETPCDLVILNAGTCEYLEHGQIEVDKITRVFATNLFGPVYCLETLLPQLQAGARIVVIGSLAGLVALPRAQAYGASKAALAYFTQSLRLDLHVRGIGVTLVMPGFVDTPLTQRNDFPMPMQVSVQAASRAIRRGIAAGRDDIRFPAVFAWLLGMVARLPLSLQQRITQRLVRP, from the coding sequence ATGAAACGCGTTCTGATTACCGGTGCCAGCTCCGGCATTGGCAAACAACTGGCGGGCGATTACGCTGACGACGGCTGGGAGGTCATAGCCTGTGGCCGTAACGCTCAGGCGCTGGCCACGCTCGACTCACCGGGGCGTCAAATTCACACCCGGGTTTTTGATGTCAGCCAGTTAGCGCAAACCCGCCATTATTTGGCCGAGACACCGTGCGATCTGGTGATCCTCAATGCCGGAACCTGCGAATACCTTGAGCACGGCCAGATAGAGGTCGATAAGATAACGCGCGTGTTCGCCACCAATCTGTTCGGGCCGGTCTATTGTCTCGAGACTCTGTTGCCCCAGCTACAGGCCGGTGCACGTATTGTTGTCATCGGCTCTCTCGCCGGGTTGGTCGCACTACCACGAGCGCAAGCCTATGGAGCTTCTAAAGCCGCACTGGCGTATTTCACCCAAAGCCTGCGCCTTGATCTGCACGTTCGCGGTATCGGCGTCACGCTGGTGATGCCAGGGTTTGTCGATACGCCGCTCACTCAACGCAACGACTTCCCGATGCCCATGCAAGTCAGCGTACAGGCCGCCTCACGCGCCATTCGCCGCGGTATCGCGGCCGGACGTGACGACATTCGCTTTCCTGCGGTGTTTGCCTGGTTGCTCGGTATGGTTGCCCGGCTACCACTATCACTACAACAACGTATTACACAACGACTGGTGAGACCATGA
- a CDS encoding nuclear transport factor 2 family protein, translating into MTTTPHALQRIIGFYRQLDICTPAQLADFYHQDVVLHDPLGEHRGLVQLCDYFNGLVKRTRYCHFDVHHILSDDQHATLLWRMDYAHPRLRRGAALTLQGCSWLEFKHERVCFQHDFYDMGALLYEQLPLLRQGIHFLKTRLAP; encoded by the coding sequence ATGACCACCACGCCCCATGCTCTGCAAAGGATTATCGGGTTTTATCGCCAGCTTGATATCTGCACGCCCGCACAACTGGCGGATTTCTATCATCAGGATGTGGTGTTGCACGACCCGCTAGGTGAACACCGCGGTCTGGTGCAACTTTGCGATTACTTTAATGGTTTAGTGAAACGCACCCGCTATTGCCACTTTGACGTACACCACATTCTCAGTGATGACCAGCACGCTACCTTATTGTGGCGAATGGACTATGCTCACCCTCGCTTGCGGCGCGGGGCTGCGCTGACGCTGCAAGGGTGCTCATGGCTGGAATTTAAGCACGAACGGGTGTGTTTTCAGCACGATTTCTACGACATGGGCGCATTGCTGTACGAACAGCTGCCGCTTCTCAGGCAGGGTATCCACTTTCTGAAAACGAGGCTCGCCCCATGA
- a CDS encoding MerR family transcriptional regulator: MATYSISEFSARCGVNAVTLRAWQRRYGLLSPKRTEGGHRLYDDADLLEVGVILSWIKRGVPIGQIKRLLEGQSVNMGRGNTDLQDILLASLQAGELSRLRNLLYDAGREYPREYLVDQILRPLRARLTSSQETIQTLHHLLDSVIISYSAFCLEGARKRAGQDTIIAGWQLQDTTEIWLEALRRTPSSLRCSVIPQSLTCPRPELVSGCHWLLVNAQPLSPGQHRQHQQWLDDGRHIELVILSQREAA; this comes from the coding sequence ATGGCCACTTACAGTATCAGTGAATTTTCAGCCCGCTGCGGCGTTAACGCAGTCACATTGCGCGCCTGGCAGCGACGCTACGGACTGTTAAGCCCTAAACGTACCGAAGGCGGCCATCGCCTTTATGATGATGCCGACTTGCTGGAAGTGGGCGTTATTCTCTCGTGGATCAAAAGAGGCGTGCCGATAGGTCAGATTAAACGCCTGCTGGAGGGGCAGTCCGTCAATATGGGGCGCGGCAATACCGATTTGCAGGATATCTTGCTGGCGTCGTTACAGGCAGGAGAGCTGTCACGCCTGCGCAACCTGCTTTATGACGCCGGGCGCGAATACCCGCGAGAGTATCTGGTTGATCAGATACTGCGCCCGCTGCGTGCGCGGCTGACCAGCAGCCAGGAAACGATTCAGACACTTCACCACCTGCTTGACAGTGTCATTATCAGCTATAGCGCATTTTGCCTTGAAGGTGCACGCAAGCGTGCCGGTCAGGATACTATCATCGCAGGCTGGCAACTTCAGGACACCACCGAGATTTGGCTCGAGGCATTGCGCCGCACGCCCTCCTCGCTGCGCTGTAGCGTCATCCCCCAATCGCTGACCTGCCCCAGGCCAGAATTGGTATCCGGTTGCCATTGGCTGCTGGTCAATGCGCAACCCCTTTCCCCCGGCCAGCATCGTCAGCATCAACAGTGGCTTGACGATGGCCGGCATATTGAGCTTGTCATTCTGAGCCAGCGGGAGGCCGCATGA
- a CDS encoding methyl-accepting chemotaxis protein: MSVFGHYVKNLKIAHKLYGGFGIVLLLVMLASVFSSVRFFTIRDLYIKSDIMNDMGDFIDLTRIARIKFTYTLSNDNLTNLNKYLDQARQLNDKAKALGWDADYQQDLDKVTQDFTDYTNQLERIKTSAQSVSAVVREQAALAPLDGLDEAFYDTLSDPALLRQYHQTSVRYLQLVDSAHQLQKENSEAAFKAMQEAYAAAKKAFDDLNAQFPLQERSRISELGSRIERYNQNSVKYNDSITQLRSADSALRATGDKLISDITVVLNKIAARNNVVINDAVVQTVIFGLAAMVLGLLIAWSVTRQITRPLIANLKLAEQIAGGDLTTTVEVARHDELGQLTQAMMVMTDRLRQLIADIRHSVYSVASAASQIATGNHDLSSRTEQQSSAIVQTAASIEQLTSTVKNNAENARHARHIAEQASANADRGGEIIHKVIQTMTEISGSSKKISDITTVINGIAFQTNILALNAAVEAARAGEQGRGFAVVAGEVRNLAQRSAQAAKEIESLISESANRVNTGTVFVSDAGNAMDELMTSVKRVHDIMGEIASASDEQSRGISQIGAAVAEMDTTTQQNAAMVQQSSAAAQALEEEAAMLSQRVAVFRLSQQDEAGSAAASHRVASTARPASLAQTHTITHRQDKDNWSSF, translated from the coding sequence ATGAGTGTGTTTGGACATTACGTGAAAAATCTCAAGATAGCTCACAAACTGTATGGTGGATTTGGCATTGTACTGCTGCTGGTGATGCTGGCATCCGTATTCAGTTCGGTTCGCTTTTTTACTATTCGGGATTTGTACATAAAAAGTGACATCATGAACGACATGGGGGATTTTATCGATCTCACCCGGATAGCCCGGATAAAATTCACCTATACGCTCAGTAATGACAATCTGACCAACCTGAATAAGTACCTTGATCAAGCGCGTCAGCTTAATGACAAAGCCAAAGCACTCGGCTGGGATGCTGATTATCAGCAAGATCTTGACAAGGTCACTCAGGATTTTACTGACTATACCAATCAGTTAGAGCGCATTAAGACCAGCGCGCAGTCAGTCAGTGCGGTCGTGCGTGAACAAGCGGCGCTTGCGCCACTGGACGGGCTGGATGAGGCGTTTTATGACACCCTAAGCGATCCGGCGCTATTACGGCAGTATCATCAAACCAGCGTACGTTACCTGCAACTGGTTGACAGCGCCCACCAGTTACAGAAAGAAAACAGTGAAGCGGCCTTCAAGGCGATGCAAGAGGCGTATGCGGCGGCGAAAAAAGCGTTTGATGACCTGAATGCGCAGTTTCCGCTGCAAGAGCGCAGCCGTATCAGTGAACTGGGTAGCCGAATTGAGCGCTATAACCAGAACAGTGTGAAATATAACGACAGCATCACACAGTTAAGGAGTGCGGATTCGGCGCTCAGGGCAACCGGCGATAAGCTCATTAGTGATATCACGGTTGTACTCAATAAAATTGCCGCGCGTAACAACGTGGTGATTAATGATGCCGTGGTGCAGACCGTTATTTTTGGCCTGGCGGCAATGGTGTTGGGCTTGCTGATTGCCTGGTCGGTCACTCGCCAGATAACCCGCCCGCTGATTGCCAATCTGAAACTGGCAGAGCAGATTGCCGGGGGCGACTTGACCACCACAGTGGAGGTCGCGCGGCATGATGAATTGGGGCAACTGACGCAAGCGATGATGGTGATGACAGACCGGTTGCGTCAGTTGATTGCCGATATTCGCCACAGTGTCTATAGCGTGGCCAGTGCAGCCTCACAAATTGCAACTGGCAATCATGATCTCTCCTCGCGTACAGAACAACAGTCCTCGGCGATTGTGCAAACGGCTGCCAGTATTGAGCAACTGACATCGACGGTGAAAAACAACGCGGAAAATGCCCGTCATGCCCGTCACATTGCCGAGCAGGCCTCTGCCAATGCCGATCGCGGTGGCGAGATTATTCATAAAGTTATTCAGACGATGACAGAGATTTCTGGCAGTTCGAAAAAGATTTCCGACATTACTACCGTCATTAACGGCATTGCCTTTCAGACCAATATTCTGGCGCTCAACGCGGCCGTTGAAGCGGCGCGTGCCGGTGAACAGGGGCGTGGCTTTGCGGTCGTTGCCGGTGAAGTCCGTAATTTGGCACAGCGCAGCGCCCAGGCGGCCAAAGAGATAGAGAGCCTGATTTCGGAGTCAGCGAACCGGGTCAATACCGGCACTGTATTTGTCTCGGATGCGGGCAATGCGATGGATGAGCTGATGACATCGGTGAAACGGGTGCACGATATCATGGGGGAAATCGCCTCCGCGTCTGATGAGCAGAGCCGCGGGATTAGCCAGATTGGTGCTGCCGTGGCAGAGATGGACACCACCACGCAACAGAATGCGGCGATGGTGCAACAGTCCTCGGCAGCCGCACAGGCTCTGGAGGAAGAGGCCGCGATGCTCTCGCAACGGGTGGCGGTCTTCCGCTTATCCCAACAGGATGAAGCCGGATCCGCCGCCGCATCGCATCGCGTGGCATCCACGGCCCGACCTGCATCGCTAGCGCAGACTCACACCATCACTCATCGGCAAGATAAAGATAACTGGTCATCGTTTTAA